A stretch of Nitrospinota bacterium DNA encodes these proteins:
- a CDS encoding 6-carboxytetrahydropterin synthase produces MYEVTVKTGFSAAHQLRLYDGKYENLHGHNWSAQVTVEADELDTMGVGIDFVKLKQMVEEILGKLDYQNINEIPPFDELNPSAENIAHWLFHELKEQVNSQTTRVKRVEICEMEGCGASYFES; encoded by the coding sequence ATGTATGAGGTTACTGTTAAAACAGGTTTTTCCGCTGCTCATCAACTCAGGCTTTATGATGGCAAATACGAAAACCTGCACGGTCATAACTGGTCGGCCCAGGTTACAGTTGAAGCTGACGAACTGGATACAATGGGAGTCGGTATCGATTTTGTGAAATTAAAACAGATGGTAGAAGAGATACTGGGCAAACTGGACTATCAAAACATCAATGAAATACCCCCCTTTGATGAACTTAATCCCTCTGCTGAAAATATTGCCCACTGGTTGTTCCATGAACTCAAGGAACAGGTCAATTCTCAAACCACGCGTGTGAAACGGGTTGAGATCTGTGAAATGGAAGGGTGTGGAGCCAGCTACTTTGAATCCTAA
- the bioA gene encoding adenosylmethionine--8-amino-7-oxononanoate transaminase, with the protein MNDAINSDLVRDFHRVWHPCTQHKDYETTPPILVDRAEGIYLYDKEGKRYLDVISSWWVNLFGHNNPRLNTALTRQLEKMAHVMFAGITHQPAIDLADSLVNLSPTGLEKVFFSDNGSTAVEVALKMSLQYWQEKGEPQKVRFAYLKGGYHGETLGALSVCGLDIFRTKFEKVLAGQLPVKGPDCFRCPYGLQRQSCNAECFEPMEKALNENFNTLAGVIIEPLVQGAAGMMMYPPVYLKKLQTLCETLGIHLIFDEIAVAFGRTGSLFVCGEHDLNPTFLCLSKGITSGYLPLSATLTTEEIYSAFYGEHRDLKLFIHSHSYSANPLACAVANETLNMLTENNFLATLKPKISAIKECGKQFEGIAGEFRQTGMIAAVELVNKNNERFPFEERVGYKVYLEGLKRGLFLRPLGDVVYFIPPLIINEEEIEYMLNTAHECIHAVVG; encoded by the coding sequence ATGAACGATGCAATTAATTCAGACCTTGTTCGCGACTTTCATCGGGTATGGCACCCATGCACTCAGCATAAGGACTATGAAACCACTCCGCCCATACTGGTTGACAGGGCAGAGGGCATCTATCTTTATGACAAGGAAGGAAAGAGGTATTTGGATGTTATCTCTTCTTGGTGGGTGAACCTGTTCGGCCATAATAACCCCAGGCTCAATACTGCTTTAACCCGACAGTTGGAAAAAATGGCACATGTGATGTTTGCGGGTATAACCCATCAGCCCGCCATTGATCTTGCAGATTCTCTTGTGAATCTTTCTCCCACCGGACTTGAGAAGGTATTCTTCTCCGATAACGGTTCCACGGCGGTAGAGGTGGCTTTAAAAATGAGTCTGCAATATTGGCAGGAGAAAGGGGAGCCGCAAAAGGTCAGGTTCGCTTACCTCAAAGGCGGATATCATGGTGAAACCCTGGGTGCTCTATCTGTATGCGGGCTGGATATTTTCAGGACAAAGTTTGAAAAGGTTCTTGCAGGACAGTTGCCAGTAAAGGGCCCGGACTGCTTTCGCTGTCCTTATGGGTTGCAAAGGCAAAGTTGTAATGCTGAATGTTTTGAGCCGATGGAAAAAGCTTTGAATGAAAACTTTAATACTCTTGCCGGGGTAATCATAGAGCCTTTGGTGCAGGGTGCTGCGGGTATGATGATGTATCCACCGGTTTATCTGAAAAAACTGCAAACGCTCTGTGAGACATTGGGAATCCATTTGATCTTTGATGAAATCGCTGTTGCTTTCGGGCGTACAGGTTCTCTTTTTGTTTGCGGGGAACACGATCTTAATCCGACTTTTTTATGTCTGTCTAAAGGAATCACTTCTGGCTATCTTCCTTTATCGGCGACGCTGACCACTGAAGAAATTTATTCGGCATTTTACGGTGAGCATCGAGATTTAAAACTATTCATCCACAGTCATAGTTATTCGGCGAACCCTCTTGCCTGCGCTGTGGCCAATGAAACATTGAATATGCTTACGGAAAACAATTTTCTTGCTACGCTTAAACCCAAAATCTCAGCCATTAAAGAATGTGGAAAACAGTTTGAGGGAATAGCGGGAGAATTCAGGCAGACTGGAATGATCGCTGCTGTGGAACTGGTCAATAAGAATAATGAAAGATTTCCCTTTGAAGAACGTGTGGGTTACAAGGTGTATCTGGAAGGATTAAAGCGAGGACTCTTCTTACGTCCATTAGGAGATGTGGTCTACTTCATCCCGCCTTTGATCATCAACGAGGAAGAGATAGAGTATATGTTGAACACGGCTCATGAATGCATTCATGCGGTTGTTGGATAG
- the thiO gene encoding glycine oxidase ThiO, with translation MGKENFDVVVIGSGVIGHSIAFRIKQDAPELKIAVLGDPVNSLQASRAAAGMLAPFCECDKADRFFGFCRDSLDMFPEFLSELVSVSEVPVLFSSAGSLMPSSNYIETWEERKGFFDRENIPHEIWDVEKVRQEAPFLSEECGEVMWVGEGQVNNRQMHDSLMQASRKLGTHVLEANVSGFIRNGSTISSVATDSGNIKGDRFVLASGSWSSQLARVLEVSIPLKPIKGQMCRVQLDDNFMNYTIHGMMTYIAPWREGNGLVIGSTMEDRGFDPSIEDEVIDRLIENASRILPDLKTAPLIESWTGLRPAAEDLMPIMGRSSKYENLFYSSGHYRNGILLTPNQAKYMSGVIRETIDDEIPEFSPTRYNL, from the coding sequence ATGGGTAAAGAAAACTTTGATGTGGTGGTCATTGGTTCGGGGGTTATCGGCCATAGTATTGCCTTTCGAATCAAGCAGGACGCTCCAGAGCTGAAAATTGCTGTTTTGGGGGACCCGGTCAACTCACTTCAGGCATCTCGTGCTGCAGCGGGAATGCTGGCCCCATTTTGTGAGTGTGACAAGGCGGATCGGTTTTTCGGGTTTTGCCGGGATTCCCTGGATATGTTTCCAGAGTTTCTTTCAGAGCTTGTTTCAGTCAGTGAAGTTCCTGTCCTTTTTTCGTCAGCGGGTTCCTTGATGCCCTCATCCAATTACATCGAAACCTGGGAAGAGCGAAAAGGGTTTTTTGACCGCGAAAACATTCCGCATGAAATATGGGATGTGGAAAAAGTTCGTCAGGAAGCGCCTTTTTTATCGGAAGAATGTGGTGAAGTGATGTGGGTGGGCGAAGGGCAGGTTAATAACAGGCAGATGCACGACTCACTCATGCAGGCCTCCAGAAAACTGGGGACCCATGTTCTTGAGGCAAATGTTTCTGGTTTTATTCGAAACGGTTCGACCATTTCATCAGTGGCGACAGATTCCGGTAATATTAAGGGTGATAGGTTTGTTCTGGCATCAGGGAGCTGGTCTTCCCAGCTAGCCAGGGTGCTGGAGGTGTCGATTCCTTTGAAACCGATCAAAGGTCAAATGTGCAGGGTGCAGTTGGACGATAACTTTATGAATTATACAATACACGGAATGATGACTTATATCGCACCCTGGAGGGAGGGTAATGGGCTGGTGATTGGCTCGACCATGGAAGATAGAGGGTTTGACCCCTCGATAGAAGATGAAGTGATCGACCGATTGATAGAAAATGCCTCTAGAATCCTTCCTGATCTCAAGACGGCACCCTTGATCGAATCTTGGACAGGCTTGCGTCCCGCTGCTGAAGACCTGATGCCTATAATGGGAAGAAGCTCGAAGTATGAGAACCTGTTTTATTCTTCCGGTCATTATCGCAACGGAATATTATTGACTCCAAATCAGGCGAAATATATGTCTGGAGTAATCAGAGAAACCATAGATGATGAAATCCCTGAGTTTTCTCCCACCCGATACAATCTGTGA
- a CDS encoding glycosyltransferase, translated as MTIPDITLIITNWNGRELLRECLPSVLKAVAYDKKRSYEVMVVDDCSSDDSLEVLAREFPAVRAEKTPVNYGFHGANNFGASLSRSRLIMPMNNDIKLDEDALYHLAEHFEDGKDTFSVSGKFYAFDGTTFLYGNRGGYFSNGHFYLYEKEPDDNSQTLFACGGAFMVDREGYLKLGGFDPVYHPLYYEEIDLSYRALKRGWKVLYEPKSIAYHKVQSTITRQEKKRQIGLISARNNYLFVWKNILDRSMTNQFLFYIPVFLIRDLFRLKSRFWIAFYMALKRLPIILKARQREKVDVVFSDREILEKINQPMAGNNIQ; from the coding sequence ATGACTATTCCCGATATCACCCTTATCATCACCAACTGGAACGGTAGAGAACTGTTACGGGAGTGCCTGCCCAGTGTACTCAAAGCCGTTGCCTATGACAAAAAACGGTCTTATGAAGTCATGGTGGTGGATGATTGCAGTTCCGACGATAGCCTGGAGGTTCTGGCCCGGGAATTCCCAGCCGTAAGAGCAGAAAAAACACCCGTCAATTACGGGTTCCATGGAGCCAACAATTTTGGTGCCAGTTTGTCCCGTTCGCGCCTCATCATGCCTATGAATAATGACATAAAGCTGGATGAAGATGCTTTGTACCATCTTGCAGAACATTTTGAGGATGGCAAAGACACATTTTCTGTCAGCGGAAAATTTTACGCTTTTGACGGAACCACATTTCTATATGGCAACCGTGGGGGTTATTTTAGTAATGGACATTTTTATCTTTACGAAAAGGAACCGGATGATAACAGTCAAACCCTGTTTGCCTGTGGAGGAGCCTTCATGGTAGACCGGGAAGGCTATTTAAAGCTTGGCGGATTCGACCCTGTTTACCACCCTCTATATTATGAAGAGATTGACCTTTCATACCGTGCCCTGAAAAGGGGATGGAAGGTTTTATATGAACCCAAATCCATCGCCTACCATAAAGTGCAATCAACCATCACAAGACAGGAAAAGAAAAGACAGATTGGGTTGATCTCAGCGCGCAACAATTATCTTTTTGTCTGGAAGAATATTCTTGATCGCTCCATGACGAATCAATTCCTGTTTTATATCCCTGTTTTTTTGATCCGTGACCTTTTTCGCCTTAAGAGCAGGTTCTGGATTGCCTTTTATATGGCACTCAAAAGGCTGCCCATAATCCTCAAGGCGAGGCAAAGGGAAAAAGTGGATGTGGTTTTCAGCGACCGTGAAATTTTAGAAAAGATCAATCAACCTATGGCTGGAAACAATATACAATAA
- a CDS encoding lipid-binding SYLF domain-containing protein yields MRKLIFLIALLASACASSPFSDSNPFQHTELLLDAEQTLDGVIGEAGIPQVLLENTKAIVVFPNLVKAAAIAGARVGRGVVVVRSPKTGKWNPPAFIKSRQASWGIQAGIQKAELVLLVVTNKGLRQLFKRKYSLTEGPQIAVGPVGKTLDLDLDKLLSENDMLAYSRIKGLFAGLSFEGTEIFSDKHANYEYYQQAVSNRSLLSGQEGIKVPESGQAFLKRMNRLAGPKDNRK; encoded by the coding sequence ATGAGAAAACTTATTTTCCTTATTGCTTTGCTGGCTTCTGCATGCGCTTCTTCTCCTTTCAGCGATTCAAACCCTTTTCAACATACCGAGCTTCTTCTCGATGCAGAGCAAACACTTGACGGAGTGATCGGTGAAGCGGGTATTCCGCAAGTTCTATTAGAAAACACCAAGGCAATCGTTGTGTTTCCAAACCTGGTGAAGGCGGCTGCAATTGCCGGTGCACGTGTTGGAAGAGGGGTGGTGGTAGTTCGTTCGCCTAAAACCGGGAAATGGAATCCACCGGCTTTTATCAAATCGCGGCAGGCAAGTTGGGGAATCCAGGCGGGAATCCAGAAAGCAGAGTTGGTGCTTTTAGTTGTGACGAACAAGGGGCTCAGGCAGTTGTTCAAAAGGAAATACAGTTTGACAGAGGGACCACAAATTGCTGTTGGTCCGGTGGGCAAAACTTTAGACCTGGATCTGGACAAGCTGCTCAGCGAAAATGATATGTTGGCGTATTCTCGTATCAAGGGATTGTTTGCAGGCCTTTCCTTTGAAGGGACAGAAATTTTTTCGGACAAACACGCCAATTACGAATATTACCAGCAAGCGGTATCAAACCGCAGCCTGCTTAGCGGGCAAGAAGGAATCAAGGTTCCTGAGTCTGGGCAGGCTTTTTTAAAAAGGATGAACCGGCTGGCAGGACCAAAAGATAATAGGAAATAA
- a CDS encoding response regulator, with amino-acid sequence MNISSMKVLMFHADKEEREKLAIMLTRFDHCVAFSDGTDLKDINFEDYDLFIVDEYLSDGSGLVLLQHLPEKVRTKTIFLASGKEKVTELCQESSGIYDCMKKPVKPMELAVVACDFFVTEYLNEKTLSPLSC; translated from the coding sequence ATGAATATTTCTTCTATGAAAGTTTTAATGTTCCACGCGGATAAAGAAGAGAGAGAAAAACTGGCTATCATGCTGACTCGTTTCGATCATTGCGTCGCTTTTTCTGATGGAACCGATTTGAAAGATATAAATTTCGAAGATTATGATTTGTTTATTGTTGATGAATATCTGTCGGATGGTTCTGGGTTGGTTCTCCTGCAGCATCTTCCTGAAAAAGTACGAACGAAAACAATTTTTCTGGCTAGTGGTAAAGAAAAAGTAACGGAACTTTGCCAGGAATCTTCAGGCATCTATGATTGCATGAAAAAACCCGTCAAGCCTATGGAGCTGGCAGTAGTGGCTTGCGACTTTTTTGTCACGGAATACTTAAATGAAAAAACTCTTTCCCCATTAAGTTGTTGA
- a CDS encoding DUF2325 domain-containing protein translates to MSVAIVGGLDRLRRSYEKGCRDMGYRGKVFSKRIPKLANRMSGVSGIVIFTGTVAHPMVEEATRVAREFGIPLERSHSSSVSALKRCLEGFSGSEVGA, encoded by the coding sequence ATGAGCGTGGCGATTGTTGGTGGATTAGATCGGTTACGTAGATCTTATGAAAAAGGGTGCCGGGATATGGGATATCGAGGAAAAGTTTTCAGTAAAAGAATTCCCAAACTGGCCAACAGAATGTCGGGGGTTAGTGGAATTGTTATTTTTACCGGAACAGTTGCCCACCCCATGGTTGAAGAAGCCACCCGCGTTGCCCGGGAGTTTGGAATTCCTCTTGAGCGCAGTCATTCAAGCAGTGTTTCAGCTTTGAAGCGTTGCCTGGAAGGCTTTTCCGGAAGTGAGGTGGGCGCATGA
- a CDS encoding transcriptional repressor, translating into MFNELDIFKDFLHQQQLNWTPQRKKILEVLLSCEKHISIELLHEKIQERYPSIGISTLYRTLKLLVDCGLVESHSFKSGKKTYELILNVGHHDHLICTQCETTIEFEHPLIERYQMEICERYNFILMSHKMDLFGVCKDCRNK; encoded by the coding sequence ATGTTTAACGAATTAGATATTTTTAAGGACTTCCTTCATCAACAACAGCTTAACTGGACTCCGCAAAGAAAGAAAATATTAGAGGTTTTATTATCTTGTGAAAAGCATATATCTATCGAACTCCTGCATGAAAAAATCCAAGAACGCTACCCATCTATAGGAATATCAACCTTATACCGGACTTTAAAACTTTTGGTCGACTGTGGGTTGGTAGAAAGTCATTCTTTCAAGAGCGGAAAAAAAACCTACGAGCTAATATTAAATGTTGGTCATCATGACCATCTGATTTGCACTCAATGCGAAACAACCATAGAGTTCGAACACCCTCTTATTGAAAGGTATCAAATGGAAATTTGCGAGCGTTATAATTTTATATTAATGAGTCACAAAATGGATTTATTTGGTGTTTGCAAAGATTGCAGAAATAAATAA
- the bfr gene encoding bacterioferritin: MKGDKAVINALNDVLMAELTAINIYYIHYKMQEDWGYEKVAQHSREESMGEMKHADQMIERILFLDGVPNMQKYEKVLVGNSVEEQLKNQYKIELAHVTRLRKHIKTCFDKSDFGSKEILDRILEETEESVDWLETQFNRIKDIGIKNYMMENMSKDNN, translated from the coding sequence ATGAAAGGTGATAAGGCGGTAATCAATGCTTTAAATGATGTGCTGATGGCGGAACTGACAGCGATCAATATTTATTATATCCATTACAAAATGCAGGAAGACTGGGGTTATGAAAAAGTTGCGCAACACTCCAGAGAAGAATCTATGGGAGAAATGAAACACGCGGACCAGATGATCGAACGGATTCTTTTTTTGGATGGTGTGCCAAATATGCAGAAGTACGAAAAGGTTCTTGTTGGAAATAGTGTTGAGGAACAATTGAAGAACCAATATAAAATTGAGCTTGCCCATGTAACCCGCCTTCGCAAGCATATCAAAACCTGTTTTGATAAATCTGATTTTGGTTCGAAAGAAATTCTAGACCGTATTCTCGAAGAAACTGAAGAAAGTGTCGACTGGTTGGAAACCCAGTTCAACCGCATCAAGGATATTGGGATTAAAAATTATATGATGGAAAACATGAGCAAGGATAATAATTAA
- the map gene encoding type I methionyl aminopeptidase, which translates to MIHFKTDEEINTMKETCQLAAEVLLMIEPYVKPGVTTERLDQICHDYIVSHGAVPSPLNYRGFPKSICSSVNEEICHGIPSSRKLRNGDIINLDITTYFKGFHGDTSRTFFVGSPRKQAAKLVEVCKESLQKGIECVKPGGRLGDIGATIQQFAEGHGYSVVREFCGHGIGNNFHEEPQILHYGNFGEGLEIKKGMVFTIEPMINMGKPELKILSDKWTAVTQDGNLSAQFEHTICVTDTGAEVMTRLDGRTAF; encoded by the coding sequence ATGATTCATTTTAAAACAGATGAAGAAATAAATACCATGAAGGAAACCTGCCAGCTTGCAGCAGAAGTCCTCCTGATGATAGAGCCTTATGTAAAACCCGGAGTGACCACCGAAAGGCTGGATCAAATCTGTCACGACTATATTGTGTCTCACGGGGCGGTTCCTTCACCCCTTAACTATCGAGGATTTCCTAAAAGTATTTGTTCATCCGTCAATGAAGAGATTTGTCACGGCATTCCCTCAAGTCGAAAATTAAGAAATGGAGATATTATCAACCTGGATATCACCACTTACTTTAAGGGATTTCATGGAGATACCAGCCGTACTTTTTTTGTCGGTTCACCCCGCAAACAAGCGGCAAAGCTGGTGGAAGTCTGCAAGGAGTCGCTTCAGAAAGGCATTGAGTGCGTCAAGCCCGGTGGACGCCTGGGAGACATTGGTGCGACGATCCAGCAATTTGCCGAAGGCCACGGCTATTCAGTGGTGAGAGAATTTTGTGGGCACGGTATTGGAAATAATTTTCATGAAGAACCGCAGATTTTGCATTATGGAAATTTTGGCGAAGGTCTGGAGATTAAAAAAGGGATGGTGTTCACCATTGAACCCATGATTAATATGGGTAAGCCGGAGTTGAAGATTCTTTCTGACAAATGGACTGCTGTAACTCAGGATGGCAACCTCTCCGCGCAGTTCGAACACACCATTTGTGTGACCGATACCGGAGCGGAAGTCATGACTCGCCTCGATGGCCGGACTGCGTTTTAG
- a CDS encoding GTPase Era, which produces MADSFKSGYASIVGRPNVGKSTLLNRLMSQKVAVTSNRPQTTRNKITGVLHLSGAQIILVDTPGIHQSDRTLNEMMVRASVSTYSDVDLILVMLSADSGFCVEDEFVLNTMREVQTKKILVINKIDLVNKPRLLSLIDEMSRKKLFEEIIPVSALKEDGLDQLKSLIVNYLPEGPEYFPKGMVTDCPETFLFGEIIREKILKLTRFEVPHSVAVVVEDMYEQENGVIQIDATIYAEKDSQKKILIGEKGNMLKSIGRQARQEIEKRLGAKVFLNLFIKVKTNWRDQKRTIKEFGYTHDSF; this is translated from the coding sequence ATGGCAGATTCTTTCAAGTCGGGATACGCCAGCATTGTCGGCAGGCCTAATGTGGGTAAGTCTACACTTTTGAACCGCTTGATGTCTCAAAAGGTAGCGGTGACTTCTAACCGCCCCCAGACGACCCGGAACAAGATCACTGGAGTTTTGCATCTTTCGGGTGCCCAGATCATCTTAGTAGATACACCGGGGATCCATCAATCCGACCGGACTTTGAATGAAATGATGGTGCGGGCCAGTGTCAGCACTTATTCGGATGTGGATTTGATTCTGGTTATGCTCTCCGCGGATTCCGGGTTTTGTGTCGAAGATGAGTTTGTTCTCAACACAATGCGGGAGGTGCAGACTAAAAAGATTCTGGTGATTAATAAAATTGATCTGGTGAACAAACCCAGGCTTCTATCGTTAATCGATGAGATGAGTCGAAAGAAGCTCTTTGAGGAGATCATACCCGTATCGGCACTTAAGGAAGACGGGCTGGATCAGTTAAAAAGCCTGATAGTAAACTATTTGCCTGAAGGGCCGGAATACTTTCCGAAAGGTATGGTGACCGATTGTCCCGAGACCTTCCTTTTTGGTGAGATCATTCGTGAGAAAATTTTAAAGCTCACCCGGTTTGAGGTGCCGCATTCGGTAGCGGTTGTGGTCGAAGACATGTATGAACAGGAAAATGGCGTGATCCAGATTGACGCAACGATTTATGCGGAGAAGGATTCCCAGAAAAAAATCCTAATAGGAGAGAAGGGAAACATGTTAAAAAGCATTGGACGCCAGGCACGTCAGGAAATCGAAAAGCGTCTGGGTGCGAAGGTTTTTTTAAATCTATTTATAAAAGTCAAGACAAACTGGAGAGACCAGAAGCGGACTATCAAGGAGTTTGGTTATACTCATGATTCATTTTAA
- the hemW gene encoding radical SAM family heme chaperone HemW, protein MSNPGIYLHIPYCLHKCGYCDFNSHPENREEEEVYVSALMSEIDHYAQQLEGKTISTVFVGGGTPTLLPPEHLDKILGSIKTHFNLSQDCEITIEANPATIKQENLAEIRSSGFNRISIGVQSFDTDELKLLERVHNVDEIHTTIDRARRAGFNNLSLDLMFGLPDQLPEKWMSNLHNALEKNPDHISAYGLTIEPATSFFKLHERGLLTLPSEETQLEMFQSTIETLQSAGYQQYEISNYARTGFECRHNLNYWDNGEYLGLGAGASSYLNGERFKNTALPSRYIRSVREDGAAVESTETLTPLHSMGETIMLGLRRLKGIAIEDFENRFQISFNKVYGKVIDPLLNEGLITINQNHMALSRKGLFLADSVILKFLA, encoded by the coding sequence ATGTCCAATCCAGGAATCTACCTCCACATTCCTTATTGCCTGCATAAATGCGGCTACTGCGATTTCAATTCCCACCCTGAAAACAGGGAAGAGGAAGAAGTTTACGTTTCAGCACTGATGTCAGAAATCGACCATTACGCTCAGCAACTCGAAGGGAAAACCATCTCCACAGTTTTTGTCGGAGGCGGCACCCCCACCCTTCTTCCCCCGGAACATCTTGATAAAATTCTCGGCAGCATTAAGACTCATTTCAACCTCAGTCAGGATTGTGAAATCACCATAGAAGCCAACCCGGCAACGATAAAGCAGGAAAATCTGGCCGAGATCCGTTCTTCAGGGTTCAACCGGATCAGCATCGGGGTGCAGTCTTTCGACACTGACGAATTAAAACTTCTGGAACGTGTGCACAATGTCGATGAAATCCACACCACGATAGACCGGGCACGACGGGCTGGATTCAACAACCTCTCTCTCGATTTAATGTTTGGCCTGCCCGATCAGTTGCCGGAAAAGTGGATGTCAAATCTACACAACGCTCTGGAAAAAAATCCTGACCATATTTCCGCCTACGGTTTGACCATTGAGCCGGCTACCTCTTTCTTCAAATTGCATGAACGTGGACTTCTCACCCTGCCTTCTGAAGAAACTCAACTGGAAATGTTTCAGTCAACGATTGAAACGTTGCAGTCGGCAGGTTACCAGCAATATGAAATTTCAAATTACGCGAGAACCGGGTTCGAATGCCGGCATAACCTGAATTATTGGGATAATGGAGAATACCTCGGTCTCGGTGCCGGCGCTTCTTCTTATTTAAATGGAGAACGTTTTAAAAACACCGCTTTGCCTTCGCGTTACATACGTTCAGTTCGTGAAGACGGTGCTGCAGTAGAATCTACAGAAACGCTCACCCCGTTGCACTCCATGGGTGAAACCATTATGCTGGGACTTCGCCGCCTGAAAGGCATCGCCATTGAAGATTTTGAAAACCGTTTCCAGATATCATTTAATAAAGTATACGGCAAAGTGATCGATCCTCTCCTCAACGAAGGGTTGATCACCATCAACCAAAACCACATGGCCCTGTCGCGCAAAGGACTCTTCCTCGCTGATTCGGTCATCTTAAAATTCCTGGCCTGA
- the mazG gene encoding nucleoside triphosphate pyrophosphohydrolase, with protein sequence MTDFKKLTEIVDTLMSENGCPWDKVQTRESLKPYLVEEVYETLEALDKNNPEEIKDELGDLLYQILFHAKISENRGEFNINDVVQSISEKMVRRHPHVFKDGNLDTPDQVVHQWEEIKKQEKNNSHRKSVLDGIPKHLPGLLRAQKLQKKAAKHGFDWDEITAVFDKLDEEVAEFKEAVLSGKYADIEGELGDILFVLVNIAKFKKIDAEEALRTTNNKFIQRFQYIEEQVAKSGKELKDTPLEELEKYWQEAKEGRPPV encoded by the coding sequence ATGACCGATTTCAAAAAACTGACTGAAATAGTCGACACGCTTATGAGCGAAAACGGTTGCCCCTGGGACAAAGTCCAGACAAGGGAAAGCCTGAAACCCTATTTAGTGGAAGAAGTCTACGAAACCCTGGAAGCTCTGGATAAAAACAATCCAGAAGAAATCAAGGACGAACTGGGAGACCTTCTCTATCAAATCCTGTTCCACGCAAAAATTTCTGAAAACCGTGGCGAGTTCAACATCAACGATGTGGTGCAGTCCATCAGTGAAAAAATGGTGCGGCGCCACCCGCACGTTTTTAAAGATGGAAATCTGGACACTCCCGATCAGGTCGTTCATCAATGGGAAGAAATCAAAAAACAGGAAAAAAACAATTCCCACCGCAAATCGGTGCTGGATGGAATCCCAAAACACCTGCCCGGACTCCTCCGTGCGCAAAAACTACAAAAAAAAGCCGCCAAGCATGGGTTCGATTGGGACGAAATCACCGCAGTCTTCGACAAACTCGATGAAGAAGTCGCCGAGTTCAAAGAAGCTGTGCTATCAGGAAAATATGCCGACATTGAAGGAGAACTGGGGGATATTTTGTTCGTGCTGGTCAATATCGCCAAGTTCAAAAAGATCGACGCGGAAGAAGCCCTTCGCACCACCAACAACAAATTCATCCAGCGCTTTCAGTACATCGAGGAACAAGTCGCGAAAAGCGGCAAAGAACTGAAAGACACTCCCCTGGAAGAACTGGAAAAGTATTGGCAAGAAGCCAAGGAGGGCAGGCCACCAGTGTAG